A single genomic interval of Agarivorans aestuarii harbors:
- the recC gene encoding exodeoxyribonuclease V subunit gamma has protein sequence MLYLYQSNHLDTLQILLSKVMALQAPENPFTQQQILVQSPGMAQWLKLQLAEQQGIVANVAFPLPASFIWQMFHLVLQDVPEQSPFNKEAMSWRLMRLLPQRLQEPAFNALKHYLLGEQESEDIDSRKLWQLAQKIADIYDQYLVYRSEWTSAWEAGDDLNEVSESQPWQPILWRDLVDDTVSSMDSPYHRGNLYIDFVEQLRVASAAPEGLPEQVFIFGISALPPAYVEALDALALHCEIHLFLTNPSEQYWGDVRDVSTVLKQQSDISQVGNPLLASMGKLGRDYIELLHPLNKQETDLFADNYVKPEPGEPDVLPKLLEIIQDDILKLQDPIDYQKFDNSLHKRQIEPDDCSVQLHLCHSPRRELEVLHDQLLAMFEQDPELNPRDIIVMVPDVNRYGPMIQAVFGSTSAETRLPFAISDRSVTQENPVLLSFLELLALPQKRKSAAELLALLEVPAIMRRFELAEDELKSLRQWVREAGVRWGLDGSDRSRWQAPEDETHSWLFGLKRMLLGYAMPSDAGLHQGVLAYDEVQGKIALAVGKLADFIDQLMLLEQQLLSAVNAEQWRLRLQDLLSNTYSFDSDDETEQLRLHKLFETLVEQCSSSGFMELISPELILDYCRNQLNAQRGSQRFLAGQINFCTLLPMRAIPFKVVCLLGMNDSEYPRSVPSMGFDLMAQNPAKRGDRSRRDDDRYLFLEALLAAQDTLYVSYIAHSAKDNSEQTPSVLVAELCDYIGQSCVLQGDEQLNVDQSAKRLLTHLSCEHPLQPFSSEYYQSQSDKFSYAQRWLPAVAAQQQSKAPEPIEEALINEGYIADIEMDELLAFSRSPIAYFYQRRLKVSFPRLSEQLEETEPFLVQGLAGFSMKQYLLEQQLNNADKKQQFALLHAAGSLPHGGFGEVSFEQQWQDLEPLADALFPLLAGGLVKRQQLALDLEYSLEDGLQQCRLSAWLKHQYGQGLVSYRPGSIRGKDLLAAWLWHLVFHASLPEQALSSYVLGRKGAWQLSPISAEQAKEYLALWLSHLQQGLHQPILLPIESAWQWISQCKDKKTGSIEYSEANLDKARRAARNQFNGGPFAQAEGADPYIQAQLSDLDAIWPQFEASAQALLGPLLAHLEEFAGV, from the coding sequence TTGTTATATCTTTACCAAAGTAATCATTTAGATACCTTACAAATTTTATTGAGTAAGGTGATGGCCTTGCAAGCGCCAGAAAATCCATTTACTCAACAGCAGATCTTGGTACAAAGCCCTGGCATGGCGCAGTGGTTAAAACTGCAGCTGGCCGAACAACAAGGCATTGTGGCAAATGTGGCGTTTCCGCTACCTGCTAGCTTTATTTGGCAAATGTTTCACTTAGTTCTGCAAGATGTTCCCGAGCAAAGTCCCTTTAATAAAGAAGCCATGAGTTGGCGATTAATGCGCTTGTTGCCACAGCGTTTGCAAGAGCCAGCATTTAACGCCTTGAAGCACTATCTGTTGGGTGAGCAAGAAAGTGAGGACATTGACAGTCGTAAGCTTTGGCAACTGGCACAAAAAATTGCTGACATTTACGATCAATACTTGGTGTATCGCAGCGAATGGACCAGTGCATGGGAAGCGGGTGATGACTTAAACGAAGTGAGCGAAAGCCAGCCTTGGCAGCCGATATTGTGGCGTGACTTGGTAGACGACACGGTAAGCTCTATGGACTCCCCTTATCACCGGGGCAACTTATATATCGACTTTGTTGAACAGTTGCGAGTGGCCAGTGCCGCGCCTGAAGGTTTGCCCGAGCAGGTGTTTATTTTTGGTATATCAGCCTTGCCGCCAGCCTATGTTGAAGCCTTAGACGCCTTAGCATTACATTGTGAAATTCATCTATTCCTTACCAATCCTTCAGAGCAATACTGGGGCGATGTTCGAGACGTTAGTACCGTGCTAAAACAACAATCCGATATCAGCCAAGTAGGAAATCCCTTATTGGCGTCTATGGGCAAGTTAGGCCGTGATTACATTGAATTGTTGCACCCGCTAAACAAGCAAGAAACCGATCTTTTTGCAGATAACTATGTTAAACCTGAGCCAGGGGAGCCGGACGTCCTCCCAAAACTGCTGGAAATTATTCAAGACGATATTTTAAAGCTGCAAGACCCCATTGATTATCAGAAGTTTGACAACAGTTTGCACAAGCGCCAGATTGAGCCTGATGATTGCAGTGTGCAATTACATCTTTGCCATAGCCCTCGCCGAGAGCTAGAAGTATTACACGATCAACTTCTGGCGATGTTTGAGCAAGACCCAGAACTAAACCCCCGCGATATTATTGTAATGGTGCCTGATGTAAATCGTTATGGGCCAATGATTCAGGCTGTGTTTGGCAGCACCAGTGCAGAAACGCGCTTGCCTTTTGCTATTTCAGATCGCAGTGTCACTCAAGAAAACCCTGTTTTGTTAAGCTTTTTGGAGCTATTGGCGCTACCACAAAAACGTAAGTCTGCGGCAGAGCTTTTAGCGTTATTAGAAGTACCGGCGATTATGCGTCGTTTTGAATTAGCTGAAGATGAACTTAAGTCGCTGCGCCAATGGGTGAGAGAAGCAGGGGTGCGTTGGGGGCTAGATGGCAGTGACCGCAGCCGCTGGCAGGCCCCAGAAGATGAAACTCACTCTTGGCTATTTGGCCTTAAGAGGATGCTGTTGGGCTATGCGATGCCCAGTGATGCGGGTTTACATCAAGGGGTGCTAGCCTACGATGAGGTGCAAGGGAAAATTGCCTTAGCAGTGGGCAAGCTAGCCGACTTTATAGACCAACTAATGTTGCTAGAACAACAGTTGTTGAGTGCGGTTAACGCCGAGCAATGGCGACTGCGTTTGCAAGACCTTCTCAGCAATACTTACAGCTTTGATAGTGATGACGAAACCGAGCAACTGCGCCTGCATAAGTTATTTGAAACCCTCGTAGAGCAATGTAGCAGTAGCGGTTTTATGGAGCTTATCAGCCCTGAACTTATTTTGGATTATTGTCGCAATCAGCTAAATGCCCAGCGTGGTAGTCAACGCTTTTTGGCGGGGCAAATTAACTTTTGTACCTTACTGCCAATGCGCGCTATACCATTTAAGGTGGTGTGTTTATTGGGCATGAATGACAGTGAGTATCCGCGCTCTGTACCTAGCATGGGCTTTGACTTAATGGCGCAAAATCCTGCTAAACGTGGCGACCGTAGCCGCCGAGATGACGACCGCTATTTGTTCTTAGAAGCATTGCTGGCCGCCCAAGATACTTTATATGTCTCTTATATTGCCCATAGTGCCAAAGATAACAGTGAACAAACGCCGTCGGTGTTGGTAGCAGAGCTATGTGATTACATTGGCCAAAGCTGCGTGCTACAAGGTGATGAACAACTAAATGTGGATCAATCAGCCAAGCGTTTGTTAACGCATCTTAGTTGTGAGCATCCCTTGCAACCCTTCTCGAGCGAGTATTATCAAAGCCAAAGCGATAAGTTTAGTTATGCGCAGCGTTGGCTGCCGGCGGTGGCTGCCCAGCAACAAAGCAAAGCGCCCGAGCCTATAGAAGAAGCGCTGATCAATGAAGGTTACATAGCGGATATTGAAATGGACGAGTTGCTTGCCTTTAGTCGCTCGCCCATCGCTTATTTTTATCAGCGGCGCTTAAAAGTGAGTTTTCCGCGCTTAAGTGAGCAATTAGAAGAAACCGAACCCTTTTTAGTACAAGGGTTAGCGGGTTTCTCTATGAAGCAATATTTACTCGAACAGCAACTAAACAACGCAGATAAAAAGCAGCAATTTGCGCTGTTACATGCTGCCGGTAGCTTGCCGCATGGTGGTTTTGGAGAGGTATCGTTTGAGCAGCAATGGCAAGATCTTGAACCCTTGGCCGATGCCCTATTTCCCTTACTCGCGGGAGGGTTAGTTAAGCGCCAGCAACTAGCCCTAGATCTAGAGTATTCGCTTGAGGATGGTTTGCAGCAGTGTCGTTTATCGGCTTGGTTAAAGCACCAATATGGGCAAGGTTTAGTGAGTTATCGACCGGGCAGTATTCGGGGTAAAGATTTGCTCGCTGCTTGGCTGTGGCACTTAGTGTTTCACGCTAGTTTACCAGAGCAAGCGCTCAGCTCTTATGTGCTTGGTCGTAAAGGGGCTTGGCAGCTTTCGCCAATAAGTGCAGAACAAGCAAAAGAGTATTTAGCGCTTTGGCTAAGCCACTTACAACAAGGTTTACACCAGCCGATATTGCTACCTATCGAAAGCGCTTGGCAGTGGATAAGCCAATGTAAAGACAAGAAAACCGGCAGTATTGAGTACAGCGAGGCCAATCTAGATAAAGCAAGACGGGCGGCACGCAATCAGTTTAACGGAGGGCCGTTTGCTCAGGCAGAAGGCGCAGATCCGTATATTCAAGCCCAGTTAAGCGATTTAGACGCCATTTGGCCGCAGTTCGAAGCCAGTGCTCAAGCCTTGCTTGGCCCTTTGTTAGCTCATCTAGAGGAGTTTGCTGGTGTCTAA
- a CDS encoding YifB family Mg chelatase-like AAA ATPase codes for MGLAIVKTCTLVGMEALNVTVEVHLANGLPAFSIVGLPETSVKEAKDRVRSAILNSGFSFPAKRITVNLAPADVPKSGGRFDLPIAIGILAAAGDVPLACLNDMAFCGELALSGAIRPVSGAIATALSISQQGLTLVTSEQDADAAVRVPEAKVHGSASLQQLSAGLNGQSAFNLKDSQVIEPQFNESLLDMSEVQGQHLAKRALELAAAGAHNLLMMGPPGTGKTMLASRLPGILPSLTEQQAIEVAAINSVSAQQRELEQWYIPPFRSPHHSASMVALVGGGSNPKPGEITLAHHGVLFLDELPEFARSTLDALRQPLESGEVHISRAALQVRFPSRFQLVAAMNPSPCGYYQGQQLRSNPDQILKYLGKLSGPFLDRFDLSVEVAELPKGSLTQHAQGESSAQIKQRVINARKLQLERSGKLNSQLSGKELHQHASLSLENSEFLESSISQLGLSARAFHRVWRLARTIADLKQQKDIQRNDIVEALSYRAMDRLLKRLSA; via the coding sequence ATGGGTTTAGCGATAGTTAAAACGTGTACCTTAGTGGGCATGGAAGCCTTAAATGTGACTGTAGAAGTGCATTTAGCCAATGGTTTGCCCGCTTTTAGCATTGTAGGTTTACCAGAAACCTCGGTTAAAGAAGCTAAAGATAGAGTTCGTAGCGCCATTCTCAATAGTGGCTTTTCCTTTCCTGCAAAACGCATTACCGTAAATCTAGCGCCTGCAGATGTTCCTAAAAGTGGAGGTCGCTTTGATCTGCCAATTGCTATTGGTATTTTAGCCGCTGCTGGTGATGTTCCTCTAGCGTGTTTGAATGACATGGCGTTTTGCGGTGAGCTGGCTTTATCGGGAGCAATTCGCCCGGTGAGCGGAGCAATTGCCACTGCCTTATCAATAAGCCAGCAGGGTTTAACTTTGGTGACTAGTGAGCAAGATGCCGACGCAGCGGTAAGAGTGCCAGAGGCTAAAGTACATGGCAGCGCCAGCTTGCAGCAGTTAAGTGCTGGCCTCAATGGCCAAAGCGCTTTTAACTTGAAGGACTCTCAAGTTATTGAGCCGCAGTTTAACGAAAGCCTCTTAGATATGAGCGAAGTGCAAGGTCAACATCTAGCAAAACGTGCTTTAGAACTAGCTGCCGCCGGCGCGCATAATCTGTTAATGATGGGCCCTCCAGGTACCGGAAAAACTATGTTGGCGAGTCGTTTACCGGGCATATTACCCAGCTTAACTGAGCAACAAGCCATAGAGGTGGCGGCAATAAACTCGGTAAGCGCTCAGCAACGAGAGCTAGAGCAATGGTACATTCCGCCTTTTCGTAGCCCGCATCATAGTGCCTCAATGGTCGCGCTGGTGGGCGGTGGTTCAAACCCTAAGCCCGGCGAAATAACCTTAGCCCATCATGGTGTGCTTTTTTTAGACGAACTTCCTGAGTTTGCTCGCAGTACCTTAGATGCATTGCGCCAGCCGCTTGAGTCGGGAGAGGTGCATATTTCTCGTGCTGCTTTGCAGGTGCGCTTCCCTTCTCGTTTCCAGTTGGTGGCGGCCATGAACCCTTCACCTTGTGGTTACTATCAAGGCCAGCAGCTACGCAGTAATCCCGACCAAATTTTAAAATATCTTGGCAAGCTATCGGGGCCATTTTTAGACCGCTTTGATTTAAGTGTTGAGGTAGCTGAATTACCTAAAGGCAGTTTAACTCAGCATGCGCAGGGAGAGTCTAGTGCCCAGATAAAACAGCGGGTGATTAACGCGCGCAAGCTGCAGTTGGAGCGTAGCGGTAAGTTAAATAGCCAACTCTCTGGAAAAGAGCTTCACCAGCATGCGAGTTTAAGCCTTGAAAATAGTGAGTTTTTAGAAAGCAGTATTAGCCAATTAGGTTTGTCTGCTCGCGCATTTCATCGCGTTTGGCGCTTAGCCAGAACCATTGCCGATCTAAAGCAGCAAAAAGATATTCAACGCAATGACATTGTAGAGGCACTAAGCTATCGGGCAATGGATCGCTTACTTAAGCGTTTGTCTGCCTAG
- a CDS encoding CBS domain-containing protein, whose amino-acid sequence MQQLNVRHYMRAQFLSFTEEQSINEASELLTNSHQLGAPVVDAKGALIGWLSELDCVTQMLQAGYYCDQSALVKDIMRSEVLSVGPDENVLDLAKTMTDNKPKSYPVLENGKLIGLIERKAVLAALHQQQQQCFSVQ is encoded by the coding sequence ATGCAACAGCTTAATGTTAGACACTACATGCGTGCTCAATTCTTGAGTTTTACCGAAGAGCAAAGCATTAACGAGGCCAGCGAATTGCTGACTAATTCACACCAGCTTGGTGCCCCAGTGGTTGACGCTAAAGGCGCATTAATTGGTTGGTTATCGGAGCTAGACTGCGTAACTCAAATGCTACAAGCCGGTTACTACTGCGATCAAAGTGCTTTGGTTAAAGACATTATGCGCAGTGAAGTACTTAGTGTTGGTCCAGATGAGAATGTACTCGACTTGGCAAAAACCATGACGGATAACAAACCAAAGAGTTACCCTGTGTTAGAAAACGGCAAACTGATTGGTTTAATCGAGCGCAAAGCGGTATTAGCAGCGCTTCATCAGCAACAGCAGCAGTGCTTTAGCGTACAGTAA
- a CDS encoding sugar O-acetyltransferase, with protein MTEKEKMLAGELYLAFDGELVEERNQAKSLCYELNLLHPEEDLRAEVLAELLPNSLDPWIEPDFFCDYGYNITTGKNFYANHNCVILDGAPVTIGDDVMLAPAVNISTATHPLNVKQRTEGLERALPVTIGDRVWIGMGANILPGVSIGDNAVIAAGALVNKDVAANTVVAGVPAKYVRDIPEDED; from the coding sequence ATGACAGAAAAAGAAAAGATGTTAGCTGGAGAGTTGTATTTGGCCTTTGACGGAGAGTTGGTTGAAGAGCGTAACCAAGCTAAGTCTCTATGTTACGAACTCAATTTGTTACACCCCGAAGAAGACTTACGCGCTGAGGTTTTAGCCGAGCTGTTACCAAACAGTCTCGATCCTTGGATAGAGCCAGATTTTTTCTGTGACTACGGCTATAACATCACCACCGGTAAGAATTTTTACGCTAACCATAACTGCGTGATTCTTGATGGTGCGCCTGTCACCATCGGCGATGACGTGATGCTGGCTCCTGCTGTGAATATTTCTACTGCGACTCACCCATTAAACGTTAAGCAGCGCACCGAGGGTTTAGAGCGAGCTTTACCTGTAACCATTGGAGATCGCGTGTGGATTGGTATGGGGGCGAATATTTTACCTGGCGTAAGCATTGGTGATAACGCGGTGATTGCCGCTGGTGCCTTGGTTAACAAAGATGTGGCGGCTAATACAGTTGTAGCCGGCGTACCGGCTAAATACGTGAGAGATATTCCAGAAGATGAAGACTAG
- a CDS encoding DUF192 domain-containing protein, producing MNVSVYKYVLLVLLVVTKNVGAATPSEEFPAVALEVNQQHYTVEYAYSDQQRALGLMHRLHLCNDCGMLFNFQRTKQAQMWMKNTLIPLDVAFIRKDGSISEITQMQANDDKLTKSRFQVMYAWEMNQGWFAKNAIQVGDKVVIKAVE from the coding sequence TTGAATGTATCCGTTTATAAATATGTCCTATTGGTTTTACTGGTAGTCACAAAAAATGTAGGGGCTGCAACGCCAAGTGAGGAATTTCCAGCGGTAGCGTTGGAGGTAAATCAACAGCACTACACGGTGGAATATGCCTACAGTGACCAACAACGCGCCTTGGGTTTAATGCATCGCCTGCACTTGTGTAACGATTGCGGCATGTTGTTTAACTTTCAGCGCACTAAACAAGCTCAAATGTGGATGAAAAATACTTTGATCCCTTTAGATGTCGCTTTTATCCGCAAAGATGGTTCTATTAGCGAAATCACTCAGATGCAAGCGAATGATGACAAACTAACTAAATCGCGCTTTCAAGTGATGTACGCATGGGAGATGAATCAAGGCTGGTTTGCCAAAAATGCAATCCAAGTCGGAGATAAAGTAGTGATTAAAGCTGTAGAATAA
- the ilvG gene encoding acetolactate synthase 2 catalytic subunit, producing the protein MNGAQQIVATLKQQGVEQVFGYPGGAIMPLYDALYDGGVKHMLTRHEQGAAMAAVGYARAGATSGIKVGVCIATSGPGATNLVTGLAEAQLDSIPLIAITGQVAQPVIGTDAFQEVDVLGMSLSVTKHSFMVTDVKELKRTIEQAFEIATSGRPGPVLIDVPKDVQLAEVEESLAYLAAASAPVEPAAELISQAKQLIASAKQPIVYVGGGVGMANAVTELREFLNYSKIPSVSTLKGIGAITEEQPYYLGMLGMHGTKAANLSVQETDLLVVIGARFDDRVTGKLDEFAPNAKVIHLDADASEFGKRRTPDVALDSDLKLTLPKLHCQTEIDIWQEKVAQRKHDFAWRYDHPGGHIFAPAMLSDLSKMVDKNTVVACDVGQHQMWVAQHMQFDGPENHLSSAGLGTMGFGLPAAIGAQFARPNDTVINVSGDGSFMMNVQELTTIKRAKLPVKMLLIDNNRLGMVRQWQNLFFDGRFSETILDDNPDFVKMASAFDIPGETISNKVDVHAALQRMLDSKGPYLLHVLIDAEENVWPLVPPGVANDKMMEDC; encoded by the coding sequence ATGAATGGTGCGCAACAAATTGTAGCGACTCTGAAACAACAGGGCGTTGAACAAGTATTTGGTTATCCTGGCGGGGCAATTATGCCTTTATACGACGCTCTCTACGACGGTGGTGTAAAGCACATGCTTACTCGCCACGAGCAAGGTGCGGCAATGGCAGCGGTGGGTTATGCCCGCGCAGGAGCAACTTCGGGCATTAAAGTTGGTGTGTGTATCGCCACTTCTGGACCTGGCGCAACCAACCTCGTCACTGGCCTTGCCGAAGCGCAGCTAGACTCCATTCCACTTATCGCGATTACTGGGCAAGTAGCCCAGCCAGTAATCGGTACCGACGCCTTCCAAGAAGTAGACGTATTAGGTATGTCGTTATCGGTCACCAAACATAGCTTTATGGTGACCGACGTTAAAGAGCTTAAACGCACCATAGAACAAGCTTTTGAGATTGCCACCAGCGGCCGCCCAGGCCCAGTGCTTATAGATGTGCCTAAAGATGTGCAATTAGCCGAAGTTGAAGAAAGCCTCGCTTACTTGGCTGCTGCCAGCGCTCCTGTAGAACCCGCGGCAGAACTAATAAGCCAAGCCAAACAACTCATCGCTAGCGCCAAACAACCTATTGTATATGTGGGTGGCGGCGTAGGTATGGCCAATGCTGTGACTGAGTTACGTGAGTTTTTAAACTACAGCAAAATCCCAAGTGTGAGCACGCTAAAAGGGATTGGGGCGATCACCGAAGAACAACCTTACTACTTAGGCATGTTAGGTATGCACGGCACTAAAGCAGCCAACCTAAGTGTTCAAGAAACTGACCTATTAGTGGTGATTGGCGCGCGCTTCGATGACCGCGTTACCGGTAAGCTTGATGAATTTGCACCAAATGCCAAAGTGATTCACCTAGATGCTGATGCCAGCGAATTTGGTAAACGCCGCACCCCAGATGTTGCACTAGACAGCGACTTAAAGCTAACCCTACCTAAGCTGCATTGCCAAACCGAGATTGATATCTGGCAAGAAAAAGTGGCACAACGCAAACATGATTTTGCTTGGCGTTATGATCACCCAGGCGGGCATATTTTTGCGCCTGCTATGCTTAGTGACTTAAGCAAGATGGTGGATAAAAACACCGTGGTAGCTTGTGATGTTGGCCAACACCAAATGTGGGTAGCCCAACATATGCAGTTTGATGGCCCAGAGAATCATTTATCAAGTGCAGGCCTAGGCACTATGGGCTTTGGTTTACCCGCAGCCATTGGCGCGCAGTTTGCTCGCCCTAACGACACAGTTATTAACGTCTCTGGTGATGGTTCATTCATGATGAACGTGCAAGAACTCACCACCATTAAGCGTGCTAAGTTGCCAGTGAAAATGCTGCTTATCGACAACAATCGCCTAGGTATGGTGCGTCAGTGGCAAAACCTATTTTTTGATGGGCGTTTTAGTGAAACGATTCTTGATGACAACCCAGACTTTGTAAAAATGGCCTCAGCTTTTGATATTCCCGGCGAAACCATTAGCAACAAAGTGGATGTTCACGCAGCCTTGCAACGGATGCTTGACAGCAAAGGCCCTTACCTACTGCATGTATTAATTGATGCAGAAGAAAACGTGTGGCCGCTAGTGCCGCCGGGTGTGGCCAATGACAAAATGATGGAGGACTGCTAA
- the ilvM gene encoding acetolactate synthase 2 small subunit: MQHSLTISTRQQADVLERVLRVTRHRGFLVQSMQIEQFNDQDQSGYRIELSVTSERPIEHLTNQLVKLFDVEQVQLTQLQAVASPKAAIA; encoded by the coding sequence ATGCAACATTCACTAACTATTTCTACACGCCAGCAAGCCGATGTACTTGAACGTGTATTACGAGTGACACGTCACCGTGGTTTTTTAGTACAATCTATGCAAATTGAGCAGTTCAATGACCAAGACCAGTCTGGATACCGTATTGAACTTAGCGTGACGAGCGAGCGTCCAATAGAGCATCTTACTAATCAATTAGTGAAATTGTTTGACGTTGAACAAGTGCAATTAACCCAATTACAAGCAGTGGCTTCGCCAAAAGCGGCCATTGCCTAA
- the ilvD gene encoding dihydroxy-acid dehydratase — protein sequence MPKLRSATTTEGRNMAGARALWRATGTKEEDFGKPIIAVVNSFTQFVPGHVHLKDLGQLVARSIEDAGGVAKEFNTIAVDDGIAMGHGGMLYSLPSRDLIADSVEYMVNAHCADAMVCISNCDKITPGMLMASMRLNIPVIFVSGGPMEAGKTKLSDQIIKLDLVDAMVMGADKNVSDEDSDKVERSACPTCGSCSGMFTANSMNCLTEALGLAQPGNGSMLATHADREKLFVNAGKRIVDLCNRYYQQDDESVLPRSIATHKSFENAMTLDIAMGGSTNTVLHLLAAAQEAGVDYNMDHMDDLSRKVPQLCKVAPSTNKYHMEDVHRAGGIMGILGELDRAGLLNRNEPNVMGETLADTLAKWDIMQTQDQAVKEFYRAGPAGIRTTKAFSQNCRWDDLDDDRAEGCIRSLENAFSLEGGLAVLKGNLAQDGCIVKTAGVDDDNLVFKGPARIFESQDDAVAGILDGTVQAGEVVLIRYEGPKGGPGMQEMLYPTSYLKSMGLGKKCALITDGRFSGGTSGLSIGHISPEAASGGIVGLVEQGDIIDINIPQRSIVLEVSDEELAQRRAAMEAKGSDAWSPIGRVREVSTSLKMYAHFATSADKGAVRDKSKLD from the coding sequence ATGCCTAAACTGCGAAGTGCCACCACCACCGAAGGCCGTAATATGGCTGGAGCGCGCGCCCTTTGGCGAGCAACAGGAACCAAAGAAGAAGATTTTGGCAAGCCAATTATCGCAGTGGTGAACTCATTCACCCAATTTGTGCCGGGCCACGTTCACCTAAAAGATCTTGGTCAATTGGTTGCACGCTCTATTGAAGACGCAGGCGGTGTTGCTAAAGAATTTAATACCATCGCTGTAGATGATGGTATTGCCATGGGCCACGGCGGCATGCTTTACAGCCTACCTTCACGCGACCTAATTGCAGACTCCGTTGAGTACATGGTAAACGCCCACTGTGCCGACGCCATGGTGTGTATTTCTAACTGTGACAAAATCACCCCGGGAATGCTGATGGCGTCGATGCGCTTAAACATTCCAGTTATCTTTGTTTCTGGCGGCCCAATGGAAGCCGGTAAAACCAAACTTAGCGACCAAATCATTAAGCTCGACTTAGTTGACGCCATGGTAATGGGCGCCGACAAAAACGTATCCGATGAAGACAGCGACAAGGTAGAGCGTAGCGCCTGCCCAACCTGTGGTTCATGTTCAGGTATGTTCACTGCTAACTCAATGAACTGTTTAACCGAAGCGCTAGGTTTAGCTCAGCCAGGTAATGGCTCGATGCTGGCTACCCACGCGGACCGTGAAAAACTGTTCGTAAACGCAGGTAAACGCATTGTTGATTTGTGTAACCGCTACTACCAACAAGACGACGAAAGTGTATTGCCGCGTTCAATTGCCACTCACAAGTCTTTTGAAAACGCCATGACCCTAGACATCGCCATGGGCGGGTCTACCAATACCGTATTGCACTTGTTAGCAGCAGCCCAAGAAGCTGGCGTAGATTACAATATGGACCACATGGATGATCTTTCTCGTAAAGTTCCTCAACTGTGTAAAGTGGCGCCATCTACTAACAAATACCACATGGAAGATGTACACCGCGCTGGCGGCATTATGGGCATATTGGGCGAATTAGACCGTGCTGGTTTACTTAACCGTAACGAGCCTAATGTAATGGGTGAAACCTTGGCCGATACCTTAGCCAAGTGGGACATCATGCAAACCCAAGATCAAGCAGTAAAAGAATTTTACCGCGCTGGCCCTGCTGGTATTCGCACCACCAAAGCCTTTAGCCAAAATTGCCGCTGGGACGACTTAGATGACGATCGCGCCGAAGGGTGTATTCGTAGCCTAGAAAATGCCTTTAGTTTAGAAGGCGGCCTAGCTGTACTAAAAGGCAACCTAGCACAAGATGGCTGTATTGTTAAAACCGCCGGCGTAGACGACGATAACCTAGTGTTTAAAGGCCCAGCGCGTATTTTTGAAAGCCAAGACGACGCAGTTGCCGGCATTTTAGACGGCACCGTACAAGCTGGCGAAGTAGTATTAATTCGCTACGAAGGCCCTAAAGGCGGCCCAGGAATGCAAGAGATGCTTTACCCAACCTCTTACTTGAAGTCGATGGGCTTAGGTAAGAAATGCGCCTTGATTACCGATGGTCGCTTCTCTGGTGGAACCTCTGGTTTATCTATCGGTCATATTTCACCAGAAGCCGCTAGCGGCGGCATCGTAGGCTTGGTTGAGCAAGGCGATATTATTGATATCAACATTCCTCAGCGCAGCATTGTGTTAGAAGTGAGTGATGAAGAACTGGCTCAACGACGCGCGGCGATGGAAGCTAAAGGCAGCGATGCTTGGAGCCCAATTGGCCGAGTACGTGAAGTAAGCACCTCGCTGAAAATGTACGCCCACTTCGCCACCAGTGCCGACAAAGGCGCAGTACGCGATAAAAGCAAGCTAGACTAA